In a genomic window of Chrysemys picta bellii isolate R12L10 chromosome 1, ASM1138683v2, whole genome shotgun sequence:
- the TMEM272 gene encoding transmembrane protein 272 — MAAGLEKACHRCISKIASNACFIFGLLAFLALPLSMAFTGMKFLEDCPLQPLIPLYLLVGGVVGSVKVTLLLYDSTRMRQLLSKSVVIDDDDDDEYPWRQNAHKYYIHLTLSLFLFIWFILGNYWVFSVYLPNFIPPFHQPQDYCDKTLYIFAVGVLIISHTVLFLLIFCSFCIYCFSKRRYAAEED; from the exons CATGCTTTATTTTTGGGCTTCTTGCTTTCCTTGCTTTACCACTGTCCATGGCTTTTACAG GAATGAAGTTTTTGGAAGACTGCCCACTTCAACCACTAATTCCCTTATATCTGTTGGTGGGTGGTGTTGTCGGCAGTGTAAAG GTGACTCTTCTGCTTTATGACTCCACCAGGATGCGGCAACTGCTTTCCAAATCTGTCGTGATTGATGATGACGACGACGATGAATATCCATGGCGGCAGAATGCTCACAAATACTACATCCATCTTACGCTCAGCCTCTTCCTCTTTATCTGGTTCATACTTGGGAACTATTGGGTGTTTTCTGTCTATCTGCCAAATTTCATTCCACCTTTCCACCAGCCCCAGGATTATTGTGATAAAACCCTGTACATTTTTGCTGTTGGAGTTCTTATCATTAGTCATACTGTGCTGTTTTTGCTTATCTTTTGTAGCTTCTGTATATATTGTTTTTCTAAGCGAAGATATGCTGCAGAAGAGGATTAA